A window of Deltaproteobacteria bacterium contains these coding sequences:
- a CDS encoding IS3 family transposase: IFNYIEIFYNRKRRHSTLGYLSPVSYELESMVA; this comes from the coding sequence TATTTTTAATTATATTGAAATATTCTATAATCGAAAGAGACGTCACTCAACACTGGGGTATCTTTCTCCAGTATCTTATGAGCTCGAATCTATGGTAGCCTAA